In the Sulfitobacter pacificus genome, one interval contains:
- a CDS encoding Hint domain-containing protein, with translation MPTYHGIGYRWTGYNIPSTPELTITITDDDAQMDWFGSGDANQLVTTSDGNHTNAVVNGGSILNVRMDTNNDGIQDVIEPVAFFQVAGQWYWLPTPGSSFETGDTLLGNAGGWVDSGTGWDYEDITCFGADTLIDTSQGPRRISDLSEGDLVNTDNGGEQTVEWIGKSTVKADGDLAPIIITKGTFNNDRDIAVSPNHAILVEDWRAELLLGTEAAFIRAKDLVNGDTIYRMPQAEFTYYHLLLKGHFVLQTSGMLSESFYPGPAAMQALSPSSKNEIVRRFPALCIDTDSFGPQAFAVAKSYEAACFPTYA, from the coding sequence ATGCCGACTTACCATGGCATCGGCTATCGCTGGACCGGATATAACATCCCCTCCACACCTGAACTGACAATCACCATCACAGATGATGATGCGCAGATGGATTGGTTTGGTTCAGGTGACGCCAACCAACTTGTCACCACATCAGATGGCAATCACACCAACGCAGTCGTAAACGGCGGTTCCATCCTCAATGTACGTATGGATACCAACAATGATGGCATCCAGGACGTTATTGAACCAGTTGCCTTTTTTCAGGTCGCCGGCCAATGGTACTGGCTCCCTACGCCGGGCTCGTCCTTTGAAACAGGGGATACCCTGTTGGGCAACGCCGGTGGTTGGGTGGATAGTGGCACCGGTTGGGATTACGAGGACATCACCTGCTTTGGAGCGGATACCTTAATTGATACCTCCCAAGGTCCGCGTCGCATCAGCGATCTATCCGAAGGCGATTTGGTCAATACTGATAATGGCGGCGAACAAACCGTTGAATGGATTGGGAAAAGCACAGTCAAAGCGGATGGTGACCTGGCCCCGATCATAATAACCAAGGGTACTTTTAACAACGATCGCGATATCGCTGTCTCTCCGAACCACGCAATTCTGGTTGAAGACTGGCGCGCCGAATTACTGCTCGGCACCGAAGCCGCCTTTATCAGAGCCAAAGACCTCGTGAATGGTGACACAATTTACCGAATGCCACAGGCAGAGTTCACCTATTATCACCTACTGCTAAAGGGCCACTTCGTTCTGCAAACCAGCGGTATGTTGAGCGAAAGCTTCTATCCTGGCCCAGCCGCAATGCAGGCGCTCTCTCCAAGTTCAAAAAACGAGATTGTCAGGCGTTTCCCGGCACTCTGCATTGATACGGATAGCTTTGGCCCACAAGCATTTGCCGTGGCAAAATCCTATGAAGCAGCCTGCTTTCCGACCTATGCTTAG